A region of Oncorhynchus kisutch isolate 150728-3 linkage group LG29, Okis_V2, whole genome shotgun sequence DNA encodes the following proteins:
- the LOC109874012 gene encoding spermine synthase-like isoform X2, giving the protein MALRHYTLDFNLSAPDCPTTVHGLQSIFQEQEMTETVHDTEGHGYLATFIGKNGRLVILRVTAQGLLTIDLQCCEGDDIVQVENLLNTLEEKLRSLLHGNIKRVKRLPALTRGAAVDRYWPTADGRLVEYDIDRVVYDEDSAYQNIKIMHSQQFGNILILNGDVNLAESDLPYTQAIMGRGQENYAGKEVLILGGGDGGILAEAVKLKPKMITMVEIDQMVIDGCRTHMRKACGSVLDNLKGECYQVLVEDCVPVLKKYVEEGKTFDYVINDLTAVPISTAPEEDSTWEFLQLILDLSIKVLRPTGKYFTQGNSANLTETLALYEEQLGRLSCPVDFSKEVVCVPSYMELWVFYTVWKK; this is encoded by the exons ATGGCACTGCGACATTACACCCTCGACTTCAACCTCTCAGCCCCAG ACTGTCCAACGACTGTGCATGGGCTGCAGTCTATATTTCAAGAACAGGAAATGACAGAGACTGTCCATGACACTGAGGGACATGGATATCTTGCTACCTTCATTGGCAAGAATGGCAG GTTGGTTATTCTGCGTGTGACCGCCCAGGGCCTGCTTACCATTGATCTGCAGTGTTGTGAAGGAGATGACATTGTACAAGTAGAGAAT CTTTTGAATACACTGGAAGAGAAGCTGAGAAGTCTCCTACATGGAAACATTAAGAGGGTCAAGAG GCTCCCAGCTCTGACACGAGGTGCAGCTGTTGATCGATACTGGCCCACAGCAGACGGCAGACTGGTGGAGTATGACATAGATCGGGTTGTATATGATGAGGACTCTGCATACCAGAACATAAAGATCATGCACTCACAGCAGTTTGGCAATATCCTGATCCTCAATGGGGATGTTA ATCTGGCAGAGAGTGACCTGCCCTACACCCAGGCCATCATGGGCAGAGGGCAAGAGAACTATGCAGGGAAGGAGGTGCTGATCTTAGGAGGCGGCGATGGAGGAATCCTCGCAGAGGCCGTCAAACTCAAGCCAAAGATGATCACCATGGTGGAG ATCGACCAAATGGTGATTGATGGGTGTAGAACACACATGAGGAAGGCATGTGGAAGTGTTCTGGACAACCTGAAGGGAGAATGTTACCAG GTGTTGGTAGAGGACTGCGTTCCTGTTCTTAAAAAGTATGTTGAGGAAGGGAAGACGTTTGATTACGTCATCAATGACCTCACAGCGGTCCCCATCTCCACAGCGCCGGAGGAGG ACTCTACATGGGAGTTCCTACAGCTTATCTTGGATCTCTCAATAAAAGTACTGCGTCCTACTGGGAAGTACTTCACACAG GGTAATAGTGCCAATCTGACTGAGACACTGGCTCTTTATGAGGAGCAGCTGGGAAGGCTCTCATGTCCTGTAGACTTCTCcaaggaggtggtgtgtgtgccCTCTTATATGGAACT GTGGGTTTTCTACACCGTTTGGAAGAAGtga
- the LOC109874012 gene encoding spermine synthase-like isoform X1: MALRHYTLDFNLSAPADCPTTVHGLQSIFQEQEMTETVHDTEGHGYLATFIGKNGRLVILRVTAQGLLTIDLQCCEGDDIVQVENLLNTLEEKLRSLLHGNIKRVKRLPALTRGAAVDRYWPTADGRLVEYDIDRVVYDEDSAYQNIKIMHSQQFGNILILNGDVNLAESDLPYTQAIMGRGQENYAGKEVLILGGGDGGILAEAVKLKPKMITMVEIDQMVIDGCRTHMRKACGSVLDNLKGECYQVLVEDCVPVLKKYVEEGKTFDYVINDLTAVPISTAPEEDSTWEFLQLILDLSIKVLRPTGKYFTQGNSANLTETLALYEEQLGRLSCPVDFSKEVVCVPSYMELWVFYTVWKK; encoded by the exons ATGGCACTGCGACATTACACCCTCGACTTCAACCTCTCAGCCCCAG CAGACTGTCCAACGACTGTGCATGGGCTGCAGTCTATATTTCAAGAACAGGAAATGACAGAGACTGTCCATGACACTGAGGGACATGGATATCTTGCTACCTTCATTGGCAAGAATGGCAG GTTGGTTATTCTGCGTGTGACCGCCCAGGGCCTGCTTACCATTGATCTGCAGTGTTGTGAAGGAGATGACATTGTACAAGTAGAGAAT CTTTTGAATACACTGGAAGAGAAGCTGAGAAGTCTCCTACATGGAAACATTAAGAGGGTCAAGAG GCTCCCAGCTCTGACACGAGGTGCAGCTGTTGATCGATACTGGCCCACAGCAGACGGCAGACTGGTGGAGTATGACATAGATCGGGTTGTATATGATGAGGACTCTGCATACCAGAACATAAAGATCATGCACTCACAGCAGTTTGGCAATATCCTGATCCTCAATGGGGATGTTA ATCTGGCAGAGAGTGACCTGCCCTACACCCAGGCCATCATGGGCAGAGGGCAAGAGAACTATGCAGGGAAGGAGGTGCTGATCTTAGGAGGCGGCGATGGAGGAATCCTCGCAGAGGCCGTCAAACTCAAGCCAAAGATGATCACCATGGTGGAG ATCGACCAAATGGTGATTGATGGGTGTAGAACACACATGAGGAAGGCATGTGGAAGTGTTCTGGACAACCTGAAGGGAGAATGTTACCAG GTGTTGGTAGAGGACTGCGTTCCTGTTCTTAAAAAGTATGTTGAGGAAGGGAAGACGTTTGATTACGTCATCAATGACCTCACAGCGGTCCCCATCTCCACAGCGCCGGAGGAGG ACTCTACATGGGAGTTCCTACAGCTTATCTTGGATCTCTCAATAAAAGTACTGCGTCCTACTGGGAAGTACTTCACACAG GGTAATAGTGCCAATCTGACTGAGACACTGGCTCTTTATGAGGAGCAGCTGGGAAGGCTCTCATGTCCTGTAGACTTCTCcaaggaggtggtgtgtgtgccCTCTTATATGGAACT GTGGGTTTTCTACACCGTTTGGAAGAAGtga
- the LOC109874436 gene encoding carbonyl reductase [NADPH] 1 isoform X1, producing MSKKVAVVTGANKGIGLAIVRELCKAKFTGDVILTARNEKLGNEAVKMLKSEGFEVSYHHLDICDQGSAKQLNDATETFGEQAEVTMRTNFWGTLWVCHALLPLLRPNARVVNVSSFVSKKALDTCSPQLQAKFRDTELSEEELCLLMGQFVIAAQQGNHQAQGWPSTAYGTTKIGVTVLSRIQAHFLTKTRAADGILLNACCPGWVRTDMAGSKAPKSPEEGAQTPTYLALLPDGMKEPHGQFVWDKTVQEW from the exons ATGTCCAAAAAAGTGGCAGTAGTTACCGGTGCCAATAAAGGCATAGGACTTGCGATTGTGAGGGAGCTTTGTAAGGCAAAATTTACCGGGGATGTTATTCTTACTGCTCGAAATGAGAAACTTGGAAATGAGGCAGTGAAGATGCTGAAGTCCGAAGGATTTGAAGTTTCTTACCACCACCTTGATATCTGCGACCAGGGCAGCGCCAAGCAACTGA ATGATGCGACTGAGACTTTTGGGGAACAGGCTGAGGTGACCATGCGCACCAACTTTTGGGGCACCCTGTGGGTGTGCCATGCTCTCCTACCCCTCCTCAGACCAAATGCCAGAGTGGTGAATGTCTCCAGCTTTGTTAGCAAGAAGGCTCTTGATACATGCAGCCCTCAACTACAAGCCAA GTTCCGTGATACTGAGCTCTCTGAGGAGGAGCTGTGCTTGCTGATGGGGCAGTTTGTTattgccgctcagcaaggaaaccATCAGGCCCAGGGGTGGCCAAGCACAGCCTATGGCACAACAAAG ATCGGAGTGACTGTGCTGTCCAGGATTCAGGCTCATTTTCTGACTAAGACCCGGGCAGCTGATGGAATCCTGCTCAACGCCTGCTGCCCTGGCTGGGTCCGCACTGACATGGCAGGCTCCAAAGCCCCCAAGAGTCCTGAAGAAGGAGCACAGACTCCTACCTATCTGGCACTTCTTCCTGACGGGATGAAGGAGCCACATGGACAGTTTGTGTGGGACAAGACCGTTCAGGAATGGTAG
- the LOC109874436 gene encoding carbonyl reductase [NADPH] 1 isoform X2 yields the protein MRTNFWGTLWVCHALLPLLRPNARVVNVSSFVSKKALDTCSPQLQAKFRDTELSEEELCLLMGQFVIAAQQGNHQAQGWPSTAYGTTKIGVTVLSRIQAHFLTKTRAADGILLNACCPGWVRTDMAGSKAPKSPEEGAQTPTYLALLPDGMKEPHGQFVWDKTVQEW from the exons ATGCGCACCAACTTTTGGGGCACCCTGTGGGTGTGCCATGCTCTCCTACCCCTCCTCAGACCAAATGCCAGAGTGGTGAATGTCTCCAGCTTTGTTAGCAAGAAGGCTCTTGATACATGCAGCCCTCAACTACAAGCCAA GTTCCGTGATACTGAGCTCTCTGAGGAGGAGCTGTGCTTGCTGATGGGGCAGTTTGTTattgccgctcagcaaggaaaccATCAGGCCCAGGGGTGGCCAAGCACAGCCTATGGCACAACAAAG ATCGGAGTGACTGTGCTGTCCAGGATTCAGGCTCATTTTCTGACTAAGACCCGGGCAGCTGATGGAATCCTGCTCAACGCCTGCTGCCCTGGCTGGGTCCGCACTGACATGGCAGGCTCCAAAGCCCCCAAGAGTCCTGAAGAAGGAGCACAGACTCCTACCTATCTGGCACTTCTTCCTGACGGGATGAAGGAGCCACATGGACAGTTTGTGTGGGACAAGACCGTTCAGGAATGGTAG